The Prunus persica cultivar Lovell chromosome G8, Prunus_persica_NCBIv2, whole genome shotgun sequence genome includes a region encoding these proteins:
- the LOC18768894 gene encoding protein app1 has translation MAYLRLPASVIPLFLLFTFSHMSSKTMVAGARFLLETSLPQVPELPKPELPPLHKPELPQLPKPELPQLPKPELPTLPKPELPTLPKPELPTLPKPKLPPVPHVPTLPKPEGLKLAEEPHVPELPKPELPPRPNFPTLPKPELPKLPEIPPLPHLPADLPKPTLPSIPTLPKDTPGPSLIPPHKTTYP, from the coding sequence ATGGCCTATCTTCGCCTCCCGGCTTCTGTCATACCACTATTTCTGCTCTTTACCTTCTCACATATGAGCTCCAAAACAATGGTTGCCGGGGCTCGCTTTCTTCTCGAGACTTCCTTGCCTCAAGTGCCCGAGCTTCCAAAGCCTGAGCTGCCACCACTCCATAAACCTGAGCTGCCACAGTTGCCGAAGCCCGAGCTGCCACAGTTGCCGAAGCCCGAACTGCCAACGTTGCCGAAGCCAGAGCTACCAACATTGCCAAAGCCAGAGCTGCCAACATTGCCGAAACCCAAATTGCCACCAGTACCCCATGTTCCAACTTTGCCAAAGCCTGAAGGTCTCAAGTTGGCAGAAGAGCCCCATGTCCCTGAGCTTCCAAAGCCTGAATTGCCACCACGTCCTAATTTCCCAACTTTGCCAAAGCCTGAGTTGCCAAAGTTGCCTGAAATTCCACCTCTTCCCCATCTCCCAGCTGACCTACCTAAGCCCACATTGCCCTCCATCCCAACCCTCCCCAAGGACACACCCGGCCCTTCTCTCATTCCACCCCACAAAACCACCTATCCTTGA
- the LOC18767884 gene encoding probable S-adenosylmethionine-dependent methyltransferase At5g37990, with amino-acid sequence MAEEFPMTGGDGPNSYAKNSNAAAKAADGAKAMLVAAIFENLDIETLQSRPTTFRIADLGCSVGPNTFIQVDNIIDAVSQKYHKKSKVQSAGELPEFQVYFSDLVSNDFNYLFSTLPRDRQYFTAGVPGSFHGRLFPEASLNFVYSAYALHWLSKIPDELRDINSPAFNKGRILYGNAPYEVGQAYSAQYAKDIKSFFHARGQELAPGGLMLLLIPGRPHGTLPAQNSLAPYFQPLESTLADMVNKGLLSEDKFDSFNLPVYCPSVEELGALIEETGCLDILTLESIGQMPFSLPSAQGCRAGTESILRKHLGDEIIEPLFDLYSKNKNIAAGSASLVHDDSMAVGFFVLVKRKLL; translated from the exons atggcagAAGAATTTCCTATGACGGGTGGAGATGGCCCAAACAGCTATGCCAAAAATTCTAATGCAGCG GCCAAGGCAGCAGATGGTGCAAAGGCAATGTTGGTTGCAGCAATATTCGAAAACCTTGACATTGAAACTCTGCAGTCTCGGCCAACAACATTCCGGATTGCTGATTTAGGTTGCTCTGTTGGACCTAACACATTCATTCAAGTGGACAACATAATTGATGCCGTATCTCAAAAATACCACAAGAAGAGCAAAGTCCAGTCTGCTGGTGAACTCCCAGAGTTTCAAGTATACTTTAGTGATCTGGTGTCAAATGATTTCAACTATCTCTTTTCCACTCTCCCTCGAGATAGGCAATATTTCACTGCAGGAGTTCCGGGCTCTTTCCATGGAAGACTCTTCCCTGAGGCCtctcttaattttgtttactCGGCATATGCTCTGCACTGGCTCTCTAAGATACCAGACGAGCTACGTGACATCAACTCACCTGCATTTAACAAGGGCAGGATTTTGTATGGCAATGCACCGTATGAAGTTGGCCAGGCATATTCAGCTCAGTATGCCAAAGACATTAAGTCTTTTTTTCATGCTCGAGGACAAGAGCTTGCTCCTGGAGGCCTCATGTTGCTTTTGATTCCAGGGCGTCCCCATGGCACGCTTCCAGCACAGAATTCTCTTGCTCCTTATTTTCAACCCTTGGAGTCTACTCTCGCTGATATGGTGAACAAG GGCTTACTAAGCGAAGATAAATTTGACTCTTTCAACTTGCCCGTCTACTGCCCATCTGTGGAGGAGTTGGGGGCACTAATAGAAGAAACTGGGTGCCTTGACATATTGACATTGGAGAGCATAGGTCAGATGCCTTTTAGCTTGCCTAGTGCACAAGGATGCAGAGCTGGGACGGAGAGCATTCTCAGAAAACATCTGGGGGATGAAATTATAGAACCGCTTTTCGATCTATATTcgaagaataaaaatattgcTGCAGGAAGTGCTTCCCTTGTTCATGACGACAGCATGGCGGTTGGATTCTTTGTTCTTGTCAAGCGCAAATTGCTCTGA